A genomic segment from Nicotiana tabacum cultivar K326 chromosome 7, ASM71507v2, whole genome shotgun sequence encodes:
- the LOC107814501 gene encoding adenylate isopentenyltransferase 5, chloroplastic, which translates to MMMNIASYVSCKQVHHQPLINFREGLTIDPFMPRRRKDKVVIVMGATGTGKSRLSIDLANHFQAEVVNSDKMQVYKGLDIVTNKVTEEETCGIQHHLLGIADPNENFTSTDFVHHASMAVGSITRKGHLPIIAGGSNSYIKALVNDDIEFKSRYECCFLWIDVDLAVLRRFVSERVDKMVNEGLVEEVREFFNPEGDYTNGIRRAIGVPELDQYFRNENNKLIDEDARNRILQVAIEKIKANTCKLATCQRQNILRLESQLGWNISRLDATEAFEKKGGEGHQAWHRLVSVPSTRFVRHFRREELFNIPSPSFLPASSSINIETTKPPAILSTF; encoded by the coding sequence ATGATGATGAATATTGCGTCATATGTTTCTTGCAAACAAGTTCATCATCAGCCACTTATTAATTTCCGAGAGGGTCTAACTATCGATCCCTTTATGCCCCGTCGACGAAAGGACAAGGTGGTGATAGTTATGGGAGCAACAGGGACTGGAAAATCTAGACTTTCAATTGATCTAGCCAACCATTTTCAAGCAGAGGTTGTGAACAGTGACAAAATGCAAGTGTACAAAGGTCTTGATATAGTCACAAATAAGGTAACAGAGGAGGAGACCTGTGGAATCCAACATCATTTGTTAGGAATTGCTGACCCTAATGAAAATTTCACTTCCACTGACTTTGTTCACCATGCTTCGATGGCTGTGGGATCAATAACAAGAAAGGGTCACCTACCGATAATTGCTGGAGGGTCGAATTCGTACATTAAGGCCCTAGTGAATGATGACATTGAGTTCAAATCCAGGTACGAATGTTGCTTTCTCTGGATTGATGTGGACCTGGCAGTACTGCGTCGATTCGTGTCAGAACGAGTGGATAAGATGGTGAATGAAGGGTTAGTAGAGGAAGTGAGAGAATTTTTCAACCCTGAAGGTGATTACACAAATGGAATTAGACGTGCAATTGGAGTTCCAGAATTGGACCAATATTTCAGAAATGAGAATAATAAGTTAATAGATGAAGATGCCCGTAATAGGATTCTTCAAGTTGCCATTGAAAAAATTAAGGCCAATACATGCAAATTGGCAACATGTCAACGTCAAAATATTCTTAGACTTGAGAGCCAACTCGGGTGGAATATTAGTCGACTTGATGCAACTGAAGCATTTGAAAAAAAAGGTGGTGAAGGGCATCAAGCTTGGCATAGGCTTGTCTCTGTACCAAGTACTCGATTTGTTCGCCATTTTCGTCGCGAAGAACTTTTCAATATCCCTTCTCCTTCCTTCTTGCCTGCATCTTCTTCCATTAATATTGAAACCACCAAACCTCCTGCAATATTGTCCACTTTTTGA